The Henckelia pumila isolate YLH828 chromosome 2, ASM3356847v2, whole genome shotgun sequence genome includes a window with the following:
- the LOC140878905 gene encoding uncharacterized protein, whose protein sequence is MEPLVKVLKLVDQDNKPTLSIIYEAMDRAKLSIKESVKDWKLYWVVIDDRWYNQLHQHLHAAAYFLNPMLQYSGTCVYTDEVRRGLKTVIKRLEPDLNAQASMINEIKLFTEQIGEFGSPLAKMAVKKSLPAEWWNEYGEEAPHLRKIAIKVLSQTCSSSGCERNWSTWSLIHTKLRNHLAIAKLHKLVYVHYNMRLRVRNLMHKNEDDDYYSPIDLDHIFKDDDILNEWTRDNEPPVLQDDDLEWLDQDHKTSNSQHHNITPSGQSHSKKTNNERSSRLSKGKEIVLSDRDESENDDSDASGDGNNQESGKKKSR, encoded by the exons ATGGAACCTCTTGTAAAAGTTCTGAAGTTGGTTGACCAAGACAACAAGCCAACTCTGTCAATTATATATGAAGCAATGGATAGAGCTAAGTTGTCTATAAAAGAAAGTGTCAAGGACTGGAAATTGTATTGGGTTGTGATTGATGATCGTTGGTATAATCAATTACACCAACACCTACATGCTGCAG CGTATTTTCTGAATCCAATGCTCCAATATTCTGGAACTTGTGTTTATACCGATGAAGTAAGACGGGGATTGAAGACAGTAATCAAGAGATTAGAACCCGATTTAAATGCACAGGCTTCAATGATCAATGAG ATTAAATTGTTCACGGAACAAATTGGAGAGTTTGGGTCCCCACTTGCAAAAATGGCAGTTAAAAAAAGTCTTCCAG CTGAATGGTGGAATGAGTATGGTGAAGAAGCTCCTCATCTGagaaaaattgcaattaaagtCCTTAGCCAAACATGTTCATCTTCTGGTTGTGAGAGAAATTGGAGTACATGGTCTTTGATACATACCAAGCTTCGCAACCATTTGGCAATAGCAAAGTTGCATAAATTGGTATATGTCCATTACAATATGCGATTAAGAGTACGAAATTTGATGCATAAAAATGAAGATGATGATTACTACAGTCCTATAGATCTTGATCACATATTCAAAGATGATGATATTTTAAATGAATGGACAAGAGATAATGAACCTCCTGTATTGCAAGACGATGACTTAGAATGGTTAGATCAAGACCATAAAACTTCAAATTCCCAACATCACAACATCACACCTAGTGGTCAAAGTCATTCAAAGAAGACGAACAACGAGAGGAGCTCAAGATTATCAAAAGGCAAAGAAATCGTCTTAAGTGACAGGGATGAATCTGAAAATGATGACAGTGATGCTAGTGGTGATGGAAACAATCAAGAAAgtggtaaaaaaaaatcaagatga
- the LOC140878906 gene encoding uncharacterized protein produces the protein MAPKLDIGWEFGKPIGDHRKTIQCKFCGKVVTGGITRLKQHIAHIAGNVESCTKAPKEILLMLRKHLQDSKTQRNIIQKKREIAINAIQQSIHGLDSGSDSEDNDTFDDTNEDALEDMENRALRKAMKESRKTRAFEEEMHKRYGPGNFGGSSSSLGANPKLKKQMSRSFSVREGAQLPSKGIDSYMFPSKRKSIKSWFAPEKVKDVGKAISKWFIYNAIPFHAADSGPYYQAMINTIADVGPGIQGPSGRQIGGVFLEEEVEDINGYLNTLKFKWPKYGCTIMCDGWSTRNKHPIINFMIYCDRNMIFHSSVDCTNKRKTSDFILSLLNKVIDEVGEENIVHVVTDSESANKAAGQKLMIERPHIFWSPCAAHCIDLMLEDIGKMTKVKKCIDKAKQITSFIYNSDKVVNLMKIYTNDRELLRPGITRFATEFISLESLVRYC, from the exons ATGGCTCCAAAACTCGATATTGGTTGGGAGTTTGGTAAACCCATCGGAGATCATCGAAAAACAATACAATGCAAATTTTGTGGAAAAGTTGTAACGGGTGGAATCACAAGATTAAAACAACATATTGCACATATTGCTGGAAATGTTGAGTCGTGCACTAAAGCTCCGAAGGAGATATTATTGATGTTACGAAAACATCTTCAAGATTCTAAGACCCAAAGAAATATAATccaaaaaaagagagagattgCAATCAATGCAATTCAACAGAGCATACATGGACTCGATAGTGGCAGTGACAGTGAAGATAATGATACGTTTGATGATACCAATGAAGATGCTTTAGAAGATATGGAAAATAGGGCATTGCGAAAAGCGATGAAAGAAAGTCGTAAAACAAGAGCATTTGAAGAAGAGATGCATAAACGATATGGTCCAG GAAATTTTGGTGGTAGTTCATCATCACTTGGTGCAAAtcctaaattaaaaaaacaaatgtcTCGTAGCTTCAGCGTGAGAGAGGGAGCTCAGCTACCATCGAAAGGAATTGATTCTTACATGTTTCCATCGAAACGAAAGAGTATAAAAAGTTGGTTTGCTCCTGAAAAGGTTAAAGATGTTGGAAAGGCTATTTCCAAGTGGTTTATATACAATGCAATTCCATTTCATGCGGCAGATAGTGGTCCATACTACCAAGCAATGATTAATACTATCGCAGATGTTGGACCTGGAATACAAGGTCCTTCAGGACGTCAAATAGGTGGTGTTTTCTTGGAAGAGGAGGTGGAGGATATTAATGGATATTTAAatacattaaaattcaaatggcCAAAGTATGGATGTACAATAATGTGCGATGGTTGGAGCACACGCAACAAACACCCTATCATCAATTTCATGATATATTGTGACCGCAACATGATATTTCATAGTTCAGTGGATTGCACCAACAAAAGGAAGACATCTGATTTTATATTATCTCTTTTGAATAAAGTCATTGACGAGGTTGGAGAGGAAAATATTGTGCATGTGGTTACAGATAGTGAAAGTGCAAATAAGGCTGCTGGTCAGAAATTGATGATTGAAAGACCTCACATATTTTGGTCACCTTGTGCAGCACACTGCATTGATCTTATGCTTGAAGATATTGGTAAGATGACAAAGGTAAAGAAGTGCATTGACAAAGCAAAGCAGATAACAAGTTTCATATATAACAGTGACAAAGTCGTGAACTTAATGAAAATCTACACAAATGATCGTGAACTACTGAGACCTGGAATCACTCGCTTTGCTACGGAATTCATTTCCTTGGAAAGTCTCGTTCGGTATTGTTAA
- the LOC140878907 gene encoding pentatricopeptide repeat-containing protein At1g28690, mitochondrial, with amino-acid sequence MAKVKLDITMRNEKLLAKISTVILPPKEANGSTTAASLASSLQEYINSDRPFHGQKIHSRILKTGFIPDVNVSIKLLILYLKSSCSSYARQVFDGLPRRTLSAYNYMISGYVRHGCVDKAFDLVRELCFSNKKPDSFTYSMILKGSNGGNEETWLQFVGREVHCQIVKCDIDGDDVLYTALVDWYVKRGSMVYARRLCDLMLENNVICSTSMITGYMNEGRFEDAEHVFGKTIEKDTVVYNAMIEGYSKSIETAEKAVEMYVDMRRLDFKPTISTYASIIGACSILSAFEIGQQVQGQLMKTEFFTDIKVGSALIDMYCKCGRTDDARCIFYHMPKRNVFSWTSMIDGYGKNGNPSEALELFDSMTTECHIVPNHVTFLGALSACAHAGFVAKGREIFDSIEREYSMKPTMEHYACLVDLLGRTGNLYQALEFVTQMPEKPNSDVWAALLSSCRLHGDVDLAKIAANELFKLSSNNRPGAYVALSNTLAEAGSWDGVSHLRELMKARGISKGTGFTWIGSNAGLEAFHAGKQVMK; translated from the coding sequence ATGGCCAAAGTAAAATTGGATATTACGATGAGAAATGAAAAATTATTGGCCAAAATCTCAACAGTGATCTTGCCACCAAAAGAAGCTAATGGTAGCACAACTGCTGCTTCTTTGGCATCGTCTTTGCAAGAATACATCAACTCAGACCGCCCTTTTCATGGCCAGAAGATCCATTCCCGCATTCTCAAAACTGGGTTCATCCCCGATGTTAATGTCTCCATCAAACTCCTGATTCTTTACTTGAAATCTTCATGTTCGTCGTACGCACGCCAGGTGTTCGATGGACTGCCTCGAAGGACTTTGTCAGCCTACAATTACATGATCTCTGGGTATGTAAGACACGGGTGTGTTGATAAAGCTTTTGATTTGGTCAGAGAGCTATGTTTTTCAAATAAGAAGCCTGATTCATTCACCTATTCGATGATTTTGAAGGGGTCGAATGGCGGAAATGAAGAGACGTGGTTGCAGTTTGTGGGGAGGGAGGTTCATTGCCAGATAGTGAAATGTGATATTGACGGCGATGACGTGCTCTACACGGCGTTGGTTGACTGGTATGTGAAGAGAGGGAGTATGGTGTACGCGAGAAGGTTATGTGATTTGATGTTGGAAAACAATGTGATTTGTTCTACTTCTATGATCACTGGCTACATGAACGAAGGTCGTTTTGAGGATGCCGAACATGTGTTTGGGAAGACTATTGAGAAAGACACGGTGGTTTATAATGCTATGATCGAAGGGTATAGTAAATCCATTGAAACCGCAGAGAAGGCGGTAGAGATGTATGTTGATATGCGACGTTTGGATTTCAAACCTACAATATCCACATATGCAAGCATTATAGGAGCTTGCTCAATTTTGTCAGCATTTGAAATTGGTCAGCAGGTCCAAGGTCAACTtatgaaaactgaatttttcaCAGATATTAAAGTTGGGAGCGCTCTCATAGACATGTATTGCAAATGTGGGAGAACAGACGATGCGAGGTGCATTTTTTATCACATGCCCAAGAGGAATGTCTTTTCATGGACATCAATGATCGATGGCTATGGGAAGAATGGAAATCCAAGTGAAGCACTTGAGCTCTTTGATAGCATGACAACAGAGTGTCACATTGTACCAAATCATGTAACTTTTCTTGGTGCATTGTCTGCTTGTGCCCACGCAGGATTTGTTGCCAAAGGAAGAGAGATCTTTGATAGCATAGAAAGGGAGTACTCCATGAAACCAACAATGGAGCATTATGCTTGTTTGGTTGATCTCTTAGGACGCACAGGAAATCTGTATCAGGCGCTTGAATTTGTGACGCAAATGCCTGAAAAGCCTAATTCTGATGTTTGGGCAGCTTTACTTAGTTCTTGTAGACTTCATGGTGATGTGGATCTGGCTAAAATAGCTGCAAATGAGCTTTTTAAGTTGAGCTCTAATAATCGTCCCGGGGCCTATGTTGCATTATCGAATACGTTGGCTGAGGCTGGGAGTTGGGATGGTGTAAGCCATTTGAGGGAGTTGATGAAGGCGAGAGGAATATCCAAAGGCACAGGCTTCACTTGGATTGGGTCTAACGCTGGTTTAGAAGCTTTCCATGCAGGGAAACAAGTGATGAAatga
- the LOC140878909 gene encoding uncharacterized protein yields MLQGWNPPRRTDGEGYFLLKPETDWNADEKAASNMNNKALNAIFTSFDSNMFSLVTNCVCAKQAWKKLQMHCEGSESVRRTKRRILTTQFENLRTEKSETIDDYEHRLRKIENEAIDLGDAISNERLVSKVLRSLPKRFK; encoded by the coding sequence ATGTTACAAGGCTGGAATCCACCTAGGAGAACTGATGGAGAAGGATATTTTCTCCTAAAACCAGAAACAGACTGGAACGCTGATGAAAAAGCCGCTTCAAACATGAACAACAAAGCCCTTAATGCTATATTTACTTCTTTTGATTCTAATATGTTTTCACTGGTTACTAACTGTGTGTGTGCTAAACAGGCTTGGAAAAAACTTCAAATGCACTGTGAAGGATCCGAAAGTGTGCGTCGAACCAAAAGAAGGATTCTCACTACTCAGTTTGAAAATTTGAGGACGGAAAAAAGTGAGACAATTGATGATTATGAACATCGCTTGAGGAAGATCGAGAATGAGGCAATTGATCTTGGTGATGCTATTTCGAATGAACGACTTGTGAGCAAAGTGTTACGATCACTGCCTAAAAGATTCAAATGA
- the LOC140884777 gene encoding uncharacterized protein, protein MKITWKKTQSNTARKRKIVDSNLPFDYATSDAHTSAAAEPLEEPEDSRNHSDVGGEGTNNIAQEFEAQGNKLAEEGKYREALSKWETAITLIPGRAVLHEQKAQVLLELGDAWNALKAAARAAELEPTWAEAWITVGRAQLNYGEPDSSIESFDKALAIKPDFEDAKDDRKTALHLVKRRKQLHSTGLSSNESRFLVGDQG, encoded by the exons ATGAAGATAACATGGAAGAAAACCCAAAGCAACACTGCAAGAAAGCGGAAAATTGTCGACTCAAATCTTCCCTTTGATTACGCTACTTCTGATGCTCATACGAGTGCTGCAGCTGAACCTCTAGAAGAACCCGAAGATTCTCGAAACCACAGCGATGTTGGTGGTGAAGGAACGAATAATATTGCGCAAGAATTTGAAGCTCAAGGAAATAAACTTGCTGAG GAAGGAAAATATCGCGAAGCTCTTTCTAAGTGGGAGACGGCAATTACTTTGATTCCTGGCCGTGCTGTTTTACATGAACAGAAAGCACAGGTGCTACTCGAACTGGGAGATGCGTGGAATGCTTTGAAGGCTGCAGCTC GAGCTGCTGAATTGGAACCAACATGGGCTGAG GCATGGATTACTGTTGGGAGAGCGCAATTAAACTACGGGGAGCCCGATTCTTCCATTGAAAGCTTTGACAAAGCATTAGCTATTAAG CCTGATTTCGAGGATGCAAAGGATGATAGGAAGACTGCATTACATCTAGTAAAGAGACGAAAACAGCTTCATTCGACAGGTTTGAGTTCGAACGAAAGTCGTTTTCTTGTTGGAGATCAAGGCTAA